The following proteins are encoded in a genomic region of Arachis stenosperma cultivar V10309 chromosome 4, arast.V10309.gnm1.PFL2, whole genome shotgun sequence:
- the LOC130975355 gene encoding protein FAR1-RELATED SEQUENCE 4-like, which yields MNDSTSNQLNENNLVYSSETNHADKTSCVVDEKFVPKVEMIFTTLEEAGKFYKYYSKLAGFSTKIRNTTRKGDGVKNQLIDVGLWTISKVVMNHSHPCCPDQAEILKQHKELSMFVCRTIETNEEARIRPSKTYQSFVAAAGSHRELSFIEKDVRNYITREVWNISEQDDAKEFGKYLLRMKEKNQNFFFELNLEGDHCIKHAFWVDARSKAACEYFGGVVSFDTS from the exons atgaatgattcaacTTCAAATCAGTTGAATGAGAACAATTTGGTTTATTCCTCTGAAACGAATCATGCTGATAAG ACTAGCTGTGTTGTGGATGAAAAATTTGTCCCAAAGGTGGAGATGATTTTCACGACATTAGAAGAAGCTGGAAAGTTCTACAAATATTATTCCAAACTTGCTGGTTTTTCTACCAAAATAAGGAACACGACTCGAAAGGGAGACGGGGTTAAGAATCAACTAATT GATGTTGGTCTCTGGACAATTTCCAAAGTTGTTATGAATCACTCACATCCTTGCTGTCCAGACCAGGCAGAGATACTCAAACAACACAAGGAGCTTAGCATGTTCGTGTGTCGCACCATTGAAACCAACGAGGAAGCTAGAATCAGACCGAGTAAAACTTACCAATCATTTGTGGCAGCAGCCGGCAGCCACCGTGAACTAAGTTTTATAGAAAAAGACGTGAGAAATTACATCACAAGGGAAGTATGGAATATTTCCGAACAAGACGATGCCAAAGAATTTGGAAAGTACCTactaagaatgaaagagaagaaccaaaattttttctttgagCTCAACCTCGAAGGTGATCATTGCATCAAACATGCATTCTGGGTTGACGCAAGAAGCAAGGCCGCATGTGAGTATTTCGGAGGCGTGGTTTCATTCGACACTTCCTAA